The Microcystis panniformis FACHB-1757 region CTGACACTGGGAATAATAATAAACCAGTGCATCATATAAATCATGCCGCGAATGGTTTGAGCCAGGATGTCCAAACCGAGAGCAAAAGTGAATTTTTTACCCGTATTGACTCGGATTAATCCTGTCACCATCCCCCAGAGAGAAAGGGAAAGAGCCAAACCAGTTAAAGGCGTTAAAATCGGGGCTTGATGCTGGGTAATTGTGATTAAAAGATCGGGAATAGCGGCCGCAGGTAAGATATATTGAACGAGCAAAAAAGCAATTAAATCAAACTTTTTCGGCCAAGGCATGGGAGACTTTAAAATTGCTTTCCAATAGTCGAGATAACGCTGAAAACCACCCTCGGCCCAACGATTGCGCTGATGCCATAAAGCGATCGCAGTTGTCACCCCTTCTTCCGCTACTGCGGGAAAATTTAAGACATTAATTTTCCAATTATCAATATGGAGACGAATAGTTAAATCAAGATCGTCGGTGATCGTTTGTTCATTCCAACCCCCGCAACGATTTAAGGCACTACGACGGACAAATTGACCATTTCCGCGCAATTCTCCGATCCCTCCCACTGCGATCCGTTGCTGTTGGAAACAGCTATCAAAGATCATTTCTACCGCTTGTCCTTTGGTCCAGAAGTTTTCGGCAGCATTGGCGATCGCTTTTCGCACCTGTACCGCACCCACTTCTCGATCGTCGAACATTGGGACCACATGACGCAGTAAATCGGAGGATAATCCCGCATCCGCATCGAATACGCCGATAATTTCCCCGTTAGTCAGGGATAAAACCTGATTCAAGGCGCCAGATTTGCCACCTCCGGCATTAGCAGGACGATGGAGAATTTTTAATTGGGGATATTCTAAAGCAAGGCGATCAAGAATTGCACCGGTGTTATCGGTACTATAGTCATCGACGATCCAAACTTCTAACTTATCTTGGGGATAGTCTAGATGACAGAGATAATTAACCAGCTTCGTGATTACAGTTTCTTCATTTTTGGCCGCTACTAAGAGGGACACCCTGGGGACAGAGGCTAAATCCCAATCTGGCAAAGGAATTGGCGGCGTTTCTGGTTTCGTGAACAGCAGCCGCAAAGCTTGCCCCGATAGTACCATAGTTAAGGCGATAATTGCCCAATAACCCCAACTCAGCCAATGAAGTCCGATAATTATTGTCCAGATCGCCATGAGGCTAAAAGCCGCTTTCTGTCTGCGTCCCGATCGGCCTTGAAAAATTTCGCTCCTAAATTCCTCCTCCTCATCTTCGGGATCGGACCAGTCAGATAGGAGGGAACCAATCGGGTCTAATTCTTCGTTATCATCCTCTCGCGACCAATAATTTTCTGCCATAATCGACTCAGGTTAAGTAACTGTTCAAATAGAAGCTTATTTCTTGCTTTATCTTACCGAAAATTGTTAAAATTTTTAACGGAATCTTAAGTTTTTTCGGTAAAGAAACCCCAGTTTTTCAGGCTATTGGTTCCTTTTACCCGATAAATGCGCTTTTTCGGCTAAGATTGCTTTGTTTACATTCGTTGAGAAAATTTAACATTTATCCCCTATGTCAAACCTGCTCCTCTGTGTCGGACTGATTTGTGGCTCAATTATTTGGGTGGAGATCGTGCGTGATTGCTATCATGCTCTGGCCCACCATTGGCAGCCCCTTTATCGTCTGCACGTCTGGCATCATCGGGTTTTTCGTCCCGATCTGTCGGTAATGAGCGAGGAAATTTATCGTCGGGCGCACTGGTACAATGATGTACCGGAGGCCTTGGTGATGTTGGCTGCCAGTGTTTTACCGGTACTACTGGCCTACTCTTGGGGGTTCGATCGCCCTTGGTTGGGTTGGTTAGGTTCCCTTTATACTTTGGCTTTTCTCAGTACGGCGATCGGTCGAGGTTTAGGTATCGCCAATCTGGAGGAATTAACCGATTTAACCCATCGTCCGGGGGAATTTGAGAGTTTTCCCGCTCAATGGCGCGTTAATCGTACCTACCACTGGCGACACCATTTTGATAACCAAAAGGCTTATTATTGTGGCACTTTCACCTTTATGGATAAATTGATGGGGACGGCACTTTCTCTCAAGGGTAAAACGATCGCCATTACCGGAGCGAATGGAACTTTAGGGCGATCGCTGTTAAAGTACCTACAACTGAAGGGAGCCAAGGTGATCGCGCTCACTTCTGGGGAGAATGCGATCGCTCTTGAAATTAACGGCGAATCAGTACCCGTAAAAACCGTGAAATGGCAAATCGGCGAAGAAACGCAACTTGAGAACCTATTTAAGTCTGTAGATATACTGATTTTAAATCATGGCGTTAATGTCCACGGCCAAAGAACCCCAGAAGCGATCGAATTAGCCTACGAAGTGAATACTTTTTCCGTCTGGCGTTTAATGGAATTATTCTTCAAAACTGTCCGCACTAACGAGCAAATTGCCCGCAAGGAAGTCTGGGTGAATACCTCGGAAGCGGAGGTTAATCCTGCCTTTAGTCCCCTCTACGAACTCAGTAAACGAGCGATCGGTGATATGATTACCCTGCGTCGTTTAGATGCTCCCTGTGTGGTGAGAAAGCTAATTCTTGGCCCTTTTAAGAGTAATTTAAATCCTGTGGGTATTATGTCGGCCGATTGGGTGGCTAAACAGATTATCAAGGCGGTACAGAGGGATAGCCGCAATATTATTATTACTATTAATCCCTTGACTTTTATCACCTTCCCAATTAAAGAATTCTCTGTTTCTACCTACTTAAAACTATTTACTCGTTCCCCAAAAAATCGGGAAAATCCCTAACTATTTATCCTTAATCGGGGATTAAGACTATTTTTCCGCGCACTCTTTCCGATTCACTATAATTATGAGCTGCTGCCACCTGGGAAAAAGTATAGGTGCGATCGATTCTAACAGTTAATTTACCCGATTCGATCGCTTCTTTGAGAAATTGCCAGTCAGACGCTTGTGCTTGAGCAAAAAATATCAGTTTCCCTTTTTGGGGCAACCAAGCACCGAGATAATTTAAGAGGATAATTCCTGGATTTGGGAGGGTGGTTATATAGGTCCCTTGGGGTTTTAAAAGCTGACGACAGTGCCAAAAAGAAGACTTAGCCACAGCATCGAAGATTATATCATATTTCTGCTCAGTTTTTCTCCAATCTTCTTGGGTATAATCGATAACTTTATCTGCTCCTAAAGAGGTGACATAATCGATATTTTTACTACTACAAACTCCATCTACTTCCGCAGAG contains the following coding sequences:
- a CDS encoding glycosyltransferase gives rise to the protein MAENYWSREDDNEELDPIGSLLSDWSDPEDEEEEFRSEIFQGRSGRRQKAAFSLMAIWTIIIGLHWLSWGYWAIIALTMVLSGQALRLLFTKPETPPIPLPDWDLASVPRVSLLVAAKNEETVITKLVNYLCHLDYPQDKLEVWIVDDYSTDNTGAILDRLALEYPQLKILHRPANAGGGKSGALNQVLSLTNGEIIGVFDADAGLSSDLLRHVVPMFDDREVGAVQVRKAIANAAENFWTKGQAVEMIFDSCFQQQRIAVGGIGELRGNGQFVRRSALNRCGGWNEQTITDDLDLTIRLHIDNWKINVLNFPAVAEEGVTTAIALWHQRNRWAEGGFQRYLDYWKAILKSPMPWPKKFDLIAFLLVQYILPAAAIPDLLITITQHQAPILTPLTGLALSLSLWGMVTGLIRVNTGKKFTFALGLDILAQTIRGMIYMMHWFIIIPSVSLRMALRPKRLKWVKTVHLGEHLSAEV
- a CDS encoding bifunctional sterol desaturase/short chain dehydrogenase, with translation MSNLLLCVGLICGSIIWVEIVRDCYHALAHHWQPLYRLHVWHHRVFRPDLSVMSEEIYRRAHWYNDVPEALVMLAASVLPVLLAYSWGFDRPWLGWLGSLYTLAFLSTAIGRGLGIANLEELTDLTHRPGEFESFPAQWRVNRTYHWRHHFDNQKAYYCGTFTFMDKLMGTALSLKGKTIAITGANGTLGRSLLKYLQLKGAKVIALTSGENAIALEINGESVPVKTVKWQIGEETQLENLFKSVDILILNHGVNVHGQRTPEAIELAYEVNTFSVWRLMELFFKTVRTNEQIARKEVWVNTSEAEVNPAFSPLYELSKRAIGDMITLRRLDAPCVVRKLILGPFKSNLNPVGIMSADWVAKQIIKAVQRDSRNIIITINPLTFITFPIKEFSVSTYLKLFTRSPKNRENP